A window of the Fulvia fulva chromosome 11, complete sequence genome harbors these coding sequences:
- a CDS encoding L-aspartate decarboxylase dtxS4, translating to MTAHRRTPSKTDPNGTQPLHRAKEAEDLLTAVQQLVTSFIQAADDDASSKFQGLSLDQPVGGPRSVLLDQHSPKELRKLVGFALPEEGLGKDGLIEMAKKTLQYSVNIWDQGFLDKLYAATTPVGLAADMLLSSLNTNVHVYQVSPALTIIEKQTGRALASMFGLDGPNAGGVTQPGGSAANQSSMVIARNNLYPETKAEGNGTRRFVLFTSAHGHYSVEKAAQMFGFGSNAVRAVDIDERGCMRPDALDAAIQKAKDDGGTPFYVNATAGTTVLGSFDPIDAISSVARKHKLWLHVDGSWGGSIVFSPQQRHKLKGIEKADSVSICPHKMINVPLTCSFLIGKDLRQFHKGMTLPAGYLFHTSEDTEKDIPNGGDIEDLSGAEEQAHEYWDLADLTPQCGRRGDALKLALSWVYYGTSGFAAYIDHAFDVAAHMASLIASKSNFTLVSENPPPCLQICFYYNRQAEAERNSKATEEITKILIPRGFMTDYAPGEHGKFFRVVVNGQTRKETVEGLVNAIEEIGRHHKL from the exons ATGACTGCTCATCGACGAACGCCTTCGAAGACAGATCCGAACGGCACACAACCGCTGCATCGTGCTAAAGAGGCGGAAGAT CTCCTGACTGCTGTCCAACAACTGGTAACTTCGTTCATCCAAGCTGCAGACGACGATGCTTCATCCAAGTTCCAAGGTCTCAGTCTTGATCAACCCGTAGGAGGACCTAGGTCTGTCCTACTCGATCAACATTCGCCCAAGGAGCTACGCAAACTGGTTGGCTTTGCCCTACCAGAAGAAGGCCTGGGCAAAGATGGCCTCATCGAGATGGCAAAGAAGACTCTGCAGTACAGTGTCAACATCTGGGACCAAGGCTTTCTAGACAAGCTGTATGCTGCCACGACGCCTGTTGGACTTGCCGCCGACATGTTGCTCAGCTCGCTGAACACGAACGTCCACGTCTACCAGGTCTCGCCAGCCTTGACGATTATCGAGAAGCAGACTGGACGTGCTCTCGCTTCGATGTTCGGGTTGGACGGGCCTAATGCTGGAGGTGTCACGCAGCCCGGCGGAAGCGCTGCTAATCAGTCTTCGATGGTCATTGCAAGGAACAATCTATACCCCGAGACCAAGGCGGAAGGTAATGGGACACGGCGCTTTGTACTCTTTACATCTGCACATGGACACTATAGCGTTGAGAAGGCAGCACAGATGTTTGGCTTTGGCTCCAACGCAGTACGAGCCGTCGACATCGACGAAAGAGGCTGCATGCGACCTGATGCTCTCGATGCGgcaatccagaaggcgaaGGACGACGGCGGAACGCCTTTCTACGTCAACGCGACGGCAGGCACAACCGTTCTCGGCTCCTTCGACCCGATAGACGCCATCTCATCGGTGGCAAGAAAGCACAAACTCTGGCTCCACGTCGACGGATCTTGGGGCGGCTCAATCGTCTTCAGCCCTCAGCAACGACACAAACTCAAAGGCATCGAGAAAGCCGATTCCGTCTCCATTTGTCCACACAAGATGATCAACGTCCCACTAACCTGCTCCTTCCTCATCGGCAAAGACCTCCGCCAATTCCACAAAGGCATGACCCTTCCAGCCGGCTACCTCTTCCACACCAGCGAAGACACCGAGAAGGACATCCCCAACGGCGGCGACATCGAAGACCTCTCCGGCGCTGAAGAGCAAGCTCACGAGTACTGGGACCTCGCAGATCTAACCCCACAATGCGGCCGCCGTGGCGACGCTCTCAAACTCGCTTTGAGCTGGGTCTACTACGGCACTTCCGGCTTCGCGGCATATATCGACCACGCCTTTGATGTCGCCGCGCACATGGCGAGTCTCATCGCCTCCAAGTCGAATTTCACGCTCGTGTCGGAGAATCCACCGCCTTGTTTGCAGATTTGCTTTTACTACAATAGGCAAGCTGAGGCGGAGAGGAATAGCAAGGCTACTGAGGAGATTACGAAGATTTTGATTCCGAGGGGGTTCATGACGGATTATGCGCCTGGAGAGCATGGGAAGTTCTTTAGGGTTGTGGTTAATGGGCAGACGAGGAAAGAGACTGTTGAGGGGTTGGTGAATGCTATTGAGGAGATTGGGAGGCATCATAAGCTGTGA
- a CDS encoding putative feruloyl esterase gives MISERAFLYLSFLAAAGRAAAYCNPQDVRAGLPEIVGVEYGEIKARGIENWKAWEQTMTMPALPAEQKPLNFCEVMIAYTHPGLNDTINISVWMPMKKEDWNGRFLGQGGGGWAAGLYGDQAAAVSLGYAGAHTDAGHSIVGPPQETMISSTSWGLVSPGNVNLHALQNFAYRSLDELATIAKKVIHTYYDKEVDYSYWQGCSTGGRQGLALAQRYPKQFNGILAAAPAINWVTFLVIEIYAHVKMNELDYRPAPCELNAITEAAIAECDEIDGVKDGVISAADKCHFDALSVVGQKFTCGEKGSRKITREAAIIANAVWNGPIEDGERVWHGLSRDAALPGLEPLFGGLASTECDSKDKNCKSKHFAMSADWIKTWLMKDADFDLNSIDEEMFYDLLRRSYMDYDSLMDCANADLNQFKEAGGKAIMWHGLADQLIFPNGSLDYYERVSSMVPDTSDFFRYFPAPGVAHCFGGSGAFPLTAINSLVDWVEKGKAPEHLDGQVLPAPGTESTGAPATKPICAWPKKASFIGQDPNKAASYECSTHYAFRLKPGQTLEDVMRDEL, from the exons ATGATCTCAGAAAGAGCGTTCCTCTATCTCTCCTTCCTAGCCGCAGCCGGACGAGCGGCAGCGTACTGTAACCCGCAAGACGTCAGAGCAGGTCTACCCGAAATCGTTGGCGTCGAGTATGGCGAGATCAAAGCGAGAGGTATTGAGAACTGGAAGGCTTGGGAGCAGACCATGACTATGCCGGCTCTTCCGGCCGAGCAGAAgcctttgaacttctgcgAGGTTATGATTGCGTACACGCATCCAG GCTTGAACGATACAATCAACATCTCTGTCTGGATGCCGATGAAGAAGGAAGACTGGAACGGACGATTCCTTGGTCAAGGTGGTGGCGGATGG GCTGCTGGACTATACGGCGACCAGGCCGCCGCCGTGTCCCTAGGCTACGCAGGAGCACACACAGACGCCGGCCACTCGATCGTCGGCCCACCCCAGGAAACCATGATCAGCTCAACAAGCTGGGGTCTCGTCAGCCCCGGCAACGTCAACCTCCACGCCTTACAGAACTTCGCATACCGCTCCCTGGATGAACTCGCCACCATCGCAAAGAAGGTCATCCACACTTACTACGATAAGGAAGTTGACTACTCCTACTGGCAAGGTTGCAGCACTGGTGGCCGCCAGGGTCTCGCCCTCGCACAGCGTTACCCGAAACAGTTCAACGGCATCCTTGCTGCTGCTCCGGCTATCAATTGGGTAACGTTCCTGGTGATTGAGATTTATGCTCATGTCAAGATGAACGAGCTTGACTATCGACCGGCGCCCTGCGAGTTGAATGCCATCACAGAGGCTGCTATCGCGGAGTGCGATGAGATTGATGGTGTTAAGGACGGTGTCATCTCGGCTGCTGACAAGTGTCACTTTGATGCGCTTTCTGTCGTTGGTCAGAAATTCACTTGTGGcgagaaaggctcgaggaAGATCACCAGGGAGGCTGCGATTATTGCTAATGCCGTGTGGAATGGTCCGATCGAAGATGGCGAGAGAGTCTGGCATG GCCTTTCTCGAGACGCAGCGCTCCCAGGGCTCGAGCCTCTCTTCGGCGGCCTTGCGTCAACTGAATGTGATTCCAAGGACAAGAACTGCAAGAGCAAGCACTTTGCGATGAGTGCCGACTGGATCAAGACCTGGCTCATGAAGGATGCTGACTTTGATCTCAACTCCATCGATGAGGAGATGTTTTACGACCTGTTGCGACGCTCTTACATGGACTACGACTCGTTGATGGACTGTGCGAATGCTGATTTGAATCAGTTCAAGGAAGCTGGTGGAAAGGCTATTATGTGGCATGG CCTCGCCGACCAACTCATCTTCCCCAATGGCAGCTTAGACTACTACGAACGCGTCTCAAGCATGGTCCCCGACACCAGCGACTTCTTCCGCTACTTCCCCGCCCCTGGCGTAGCCCACTGCTTCGGCGGAAGTGGTGCCTTCCCACTCACTGCCATCAACTCGCTCGTGGACTGGGTCGAGAAGGGTAAAGCTCCAGAACATCTTGATGGCCAGGTCTTGCCGGCGCCAGGTACTGAGTCGACTGGTGCACCTGCTACCAAGCCGATCTGTGCTTGGCCGAAGAAGGCTTCTTTCATAGGTCAGGACCCGAACAAAGCTGCGAGCTATGAGTGTTCGACCCACTATGCGTTCAGGTTGAAGCCGGGGCAGACGCTGGAGGATGTTATGAGGGATGAGCTTTGA
- a CDS encoding Sugar transporter STL1 → MHTATVGQDGVPTYWGTSGRGLQMMITAVATTDFLLFGYDQGVMSGIISAEAFTHDFPEVEGNSTYEGFVTAIYAVGCFLGACFILSFGDHLGRRKSIFLGATIMIIGVIIQISTVPVGSGATAQFIIGRCITGVGNGINTSTVPTYQAECSKSHNRGKLICIEGGNVAIGTLIAYWIDYGCIYGPHAFVWRFPIAFQCVFAIIVLVLMLRLPESPRWLLTKDRHEDAQVVLASLAGKPTQDAEVQLQLNVIVDSIRASGHKGGVTPVSALVTGGKTQHLRRMLLGASSQMMQQLGGCNAVIYYFPILFQSSIGVTHNMALLLGGINMVVYSIFATTSWFLVERVGRRKLYLYGTVGQCLSMVLTFGALIPGTESAAKGAAVGLFTYIGFFGATWLPLPWLYPAEINPLKTRAKANAFSTVNNWLWNFFIVMITPVLIDSIGWGTYLFFAVLNAIFFPIIYFLYPETAQRSLEEIDLIFAKGYTEKMSYVRAAKELPRLTEQEIDARAREYGFGSSDDEEVDGAIKEGQFRSNEKEHDSEEEIRE, encoded by the exons ATGCATACTGCCACAGTCGGACAGGATGGTGTCCCCACCTATTGGGGAACCAGTGGAAGAGGGCTGCAGATGATGATCACTGCAGTCGCGACGACTGACTTCTTGCTGTTCGGTTACGATCAGGGTGTCATGTCTGGTATCATCTCTGCGGAAGCGTTCACCCACGACTTTCCTGAAGTCGAGGGCAACA GCACCTACGAGGGTTTCGTTACTGCTATCTACGCTGTCGGCTGCTTCCTTGGCGCCTGCTTCATCCTGTCCTTTGGCGATCATCTCGGACGACGAAAGTCAATCTTCCTTGGCGCGACAATTATGATCATCGGTGTCATCATCCAAATCTCTACTGTCCCAGTTGGCAGCGGCGCTACAGCACAGTTCATCATAGGGAGATGCATCACTGGAGTGGGCAACGGCATCAACACATCAACTGTACCTACCTATCAAGCAGAGTGCAGCAAATCGCACAATCGTGGCAAGCTCATCTGCATTGAGGGAGGTAACGTTGCTATTGGAACGTTGATCGCGTACTG GATCGACTATGGCTGTATCTACGGACCTCACGCCTTCGTCTGGCGCTTCCCGATCGCGTTCCAATGCGTGTTCGCCATCATCGTGCTTGTGTTGATGCTGCGACT ACCAGAGAGCCCCCGTTGGCTCCTTACCAAAGACCGCCACGAAGATGCCCAAGTCGTGCTCGCCAGCTTGGCCGGAAAGCCAACACAAGACGCAGAGGTCCAACTCCAGCTAAACGTCATCGTCGACTCGATTAGAGCCTCCGGCCACAAGGGCGGTGTCACTCCAGTATCAGCACTCGTCACTGGCGGCAAGACCCAGCACTTGCGCCGCATGTTGTTGGGAGCTTCTTCACAGATGATGCAACAGCTCGGCGGTTGCAACGCTGTCATCTACTACTTTCCTATTCTCTTCCAG TCCTCCATCGGTGTAACTCACAACATGGCCCTCCTGCTCGGCGGCATCAACATGGTCGTCTACTCCATCTTCGCCACAACCTCCTGGTTCCTCGTCGAGCGCGTAGGTCGCCGCAAGCTTTACCTCTACGGCACAGTCGGACAATGCTTGTCCATGGTCCTCACCTTCGGCGCTCTCATTCCTGGCACTGAGTCCGCAGCTAAGGGTGCCGCTGTTGGTCTCTTCACGTACATCGGTTTCTTCGGCGCTACGTGGCTTCCGCTGCCATGGTTGTACCCCGCTGAGATCAACCCACTCAAGACGAGAGCCAAGGCGAACGCATTCTCGACTGTGAACAACTGGCTATGGAACTTC TTCATCGTCATGATCACCCCAGTCCTCATCGACAGCATCGGCTGGGGCACATACCTCTTCTTCGCCGTCCTGAACGCAATCTTCTTCCCAATCatctacttcctctaccCGGAAACCGCGCAGAGAAGCTTGGAAGAAATCGACCTGATCTTCGCGAAGGGATACACTGAGAAGATGTCTTATGTTCGCGCCGCAAAAGAATTGCCACGTCTTACGGAACAGGAGATCGACGCCCGTGCCCGCGAATATGGATTCGGATCGAGTGATGATGAAGAGGTGGATGGTGCGATTAAGGAGGGACAGTTCAGGAGCAATGAGAAGGAACATGATTCGGAGGAGGAGATTAGGGAGTAA